In the genome of Criblamydia sequanensis CRIB-18, one region contains:
- a CDS encoding alpha/beta fold hydrolase produces the protein MRTWKILFLSSLVFSNAVVETTPSVSPFYQEVAKIKPQGRLGQVVKKEEIFTPIPGAKAWKIAYISSDLNDKPTLATALVVAPLSAGSDRKIVAWAHGTTGTAQNNGPSQQENPAVPLNLYFLIGGNSSTDYGLPALQAFIQAGYVVVGTDYQGLGGGGRHQYNVATTNGRDVINSIRAVSSEKLGGAGKTAVAIGWSQGGGAMLSMASDKDYIERKGAASDEIALKGFVALAPDDLAVEFGVNPTDEAASDQIMKALHDQFTKNLADFTHYVMALWGTQSAFPDQLKLTDVFKEKGALVLDEILSNKGVHAAADTIHFNFGENYRSLLRDKPVNTVAWVNALKKGSVAPLKPIAPVVIYYGTKDTVVPPTMGKLYQEEMCHKGALIERVQLPGEQSHFTTPGVAEPFFVQWIADRFADKPVKNPCVTIIE, from the coding sequence ATGAGGACGTGGAAGATTCTGTTTTTAAGTAGCCTAGTCTTTTCAAATGCTGTCGTTGAAACCACCCCAAGTGTCAGCCCTTTTTACCAAGAAGTGGCTAAAATCAAACCACAGGGTCGGCTAGGTCAAGTCGTCAAAAAAGAGGAAATTTTTACGCCGATTCCCGGAGCTAAGGCTTGGAAGATTGCCTACATTTCATCTGATTTGAATGATAAGCCGACTCTTGCAACAGCTCTTGTAGTGGCTCCATTAAGTGCAGGCTCAGATCGAAAGATTGTCGCTTGGGCGCATGGAACAACCGGTACTGCACAAAATAATGGTCCTTCCCAGCAAGAAAATCCGGCAGTCCCTTTGAATCTATATTTTTTAATTGGAGGTAATTCCTCTACGGACTATGGGCTTCCTGCCCTTCAGGCATTTATTCAGGCAGGTTATGTGGTCGTTGGAACCGATTATCAAGGCTTAGGGGGCGGGGGAAGGCATCAGTATAATGTGGCAACGACAAATGGTCGTGATGTGATCAACTCAATCCGGGCTGTCAGCTCAGAAAAGCTAGGGGGCGCCGGTAAAACTGCTGTTGCGATCGGTTGGTCTCAAGGGGGAGGGGCTATGCTTAGTATGGCTAGCGATAAGGATTACATCGAACGAAAAGGCGCAGCCTCAGATGAGATCGCTTTAAAAGGGTTTGTAGCTCTAGCTCCCGATGATTTGGCTGTCGAATTTGGAGTGAACCCGACTGACGAGGCAGCTTCGGATCAAATTATGAAAGCCCTTCATGATCAGTTTACAAAAAATTTAGCTGATTTTACACACTATGTCATGGCCCTTTGGGGAACCCAGTCAGCTTTTCCGGATCAACTAAAGTTGACAGACGTCTTTAAAGAGAAAGGCGCTCTCGTTTTGGACGAAATCTTGAGTAATAAGGGAGTGCATGCAGCAGCTGATACGATTCATTTTAACTTCGGCGAAAACTATAGATCGCTTTTACGAGATAAGCCTGTAAACACAGTAGCCTGGGTTAATGCATTAAAGAAAGGATCTGTAGCTCCTTTGAAGCCGATAGCCCCGGTGGTAATTTATTATGGCACCAAGGATACAGTGGTGCCACCTACGATGGGAAAGCTATATCAGGAAGAGATGTGCCATAAAGGAGCGCTAATTGAACGGGTACAGCTGCCCGGAGAACAGTCGCACTTTACAACTCCCGGTGTTGCTGAACCGTTTTTTGTTCAATGGATTGCGGATCGATTTGCCGATAAGCCAGTTAAAAATCCTTGTGTCACTATTATTGAATAA
- a CDS encoding linear amide C-N hydrolase → MKPIRLALLTFLAAASMTKTEACTRALFTGADSVVITGRSMDWMEDLHSDLWAFPRGMTRNGAAGPQSINWTSKYGSLIVSGYNAGSADGMNEKGLVANMLYLAESDYGKPNGNKPFMSISIWAQYVLDNFATVAEAVNTLKEEPFQIISPILPNGYPAQMHLSISDSDGDSAIFEYINGNLVIHHGKQFNVQTNSPTYDQQLALNTYWQSIGGLVFLPGTNRSADRFARASFLIDAIPKESAPAYIQAVPNETFTNQAVASVLGVIRSVSVPLGITTPGQPNIASTIWRTVSNQKDKIYFYDSSTSPNVFWVPLSDLNLKKGAPVKKLSLTGGKIYSGNAAVNFEEAKPFAFLPADPTKVK, encoded by the coding sequence ATGAAACCTATCCGGTTGGCTTTGCTCACTTTTCTTGCGGCAGCATCAATGACAAAGACAGAAGCCTGCACCCGCGCCCTTTTTACCGGCGCTGACAGTGTGGTGATCACAGGTCGCTCTATGGACTGGATGGAAGATTTGCATTCCGATCTTTGGGCTTTCCCTCGAGGCATGACACGAAACGGCGCCGCAGGGCCGCAGTCTATTAACTGGACCTCAAAATATGGCAGTCTCATCGTCTCAGGCTATAATGCCGGATCAGCTGACGGGATGAACGAAAAGGGCCTTGTTGCCAATATGTTATATCTTGCTGAATCGGATTATGGCAAACCCAACGGAAATAAGCCTTTTATGTCCATATCGATTTGGGCACAGTATGTATTGGACAATTTTGCAACTGTCGCGGAAGCCGTCAACACTTTAAAAGAAGAACCTTTCCAAATTATTTCGCCTATATTGCCAAATGGATACCCGGCTCAGATGCATCTCTCCATTTCGGATTCCGATGGCGATTCAGCGATCTTTGAATACATCAACGGCAACTTAGTCATCCATCACGGCAAACAATTTAATGTACAGACAAATTCTCCAACCTATGATCAGCAGCTCGCCTTAAACACCTATTGGCAAAGCATTGGAGGCTTAGTCTTCCTTCCGGGAACTAATCGTTCTGCCGATCGATTTGCTAGAGCTTCTTTTCTAATAGATGCCATTCCTAAAGAATCAGCGCCAGCCTATATCCAGGCTGTTCCCAATGAAACTTTTACAAATCAAGCCGTTGCCAGCGTGCTAGGCGTCATCCGCAGCGTCAGTGTTCCTTTAGGCATCACAACTCCGGGACAACCAAATATTGCTTCTACTATATGGAGAACCGTATCCAATCAAAAGGACAAAATATATTTCTATGATTCTTCTACAAGCCCAAATGTTTTTTGGGTTCCTCTATCTGATCTAAACTTGAAAAAAGGAGCTCCGGTGAAGAAACTATCCCTTACCGGAGGAAAAATCTATTCAGGAAATGCGGCGGTCAACTTTGAAGAAGCGAAACCCTTTGCTTTTCTTCCGGCTGATCCCACTAAAGTGAAATAA
- a CDS encoding VOC family protein encodes MQKIIPHLWFDKEAVEAAHFYTSVFPNSKVTFKTVIKNTPSGDCDIVRFNLSGYEFQSISAGPLFKFNPTLSFMLNFDPSGDKNARKVLDGLWERLSEGGKILMPLDTYPFSERYGWLEDRYGVSWQLILTNPEGEKRPFIIPSFLFVRDVAGKAEEAIKFYSSVFNHSHKGMIVRYPKGMEPNKEGTIMFADFTLENQWFAAMDSADEHNFGFNEAISFMVNCKNQKEIDVYFEKLSAVPKSEQCGWIKDKFGVSWQIVPENMEALMAKNPDKTTPAMLKMKKIIIKDLENAGEA; translated from the coding sequence ATGCAGAAGATTATTCCACATCTTTGGTTTGACAAAGAAGCCGTTGAAGCAGCTCACTTCTACACGTCGGTATTTCCAAATTCCAAAGTCACTTTCAAAACAGTGATAAAGAATACCCCTTCAGGGGATTGCGATATCGTTCGTTTTAATTTATCCGGGTATGAATTCCAGTCTATTTCGGCAGGTCCCTTATTTAAGTTTAATCCGACCCTTTCCTTTATGTTAAACTTCGACCCATCCGGTGACAAAAATGCGAGAAAGGTCTTGGATGGTTTATGGGAAAGGCTGTCTGAGGGGGGTAAGATTCTTATGCCTTTGGATACATACCCTTTCAGCGAAAGGTATGGGTGGTTAGAGGATAGATATGGCGTTTCATGGCAGTTAATCCTAACCAATCCGGAAGGGGAGAAAAGACCTTTTATCATCCCATCATTTTTGTTTGTCAGGGATGTCGCAGGCAAAGCAGAAGAAGCTATCAAGTTCTATAGTTCAGTGTTTAACCATTCCCATAAGGGGATGATAGTCCGCTATCCAAAAGGCATGGAGCCAAATAAGGAAGGAACAATAATGTTCGCTGACTTTACTTTAGAAAATCAGTGGTTTGCTGCCATGGATTCGGCAGACGAACATAACTTTGGGTTTAATGAAGCTATCTCATTTATGGTTAATTGCAAGAATCAAAAGGAAATAGATGTCTATTTCGAAAAGCTCTCCGCAGTTCCGAAATCAGAACAATGCGGCTGGATAAAAGATAAATTTGGCGTTTCCTGGCAGATCGTCCCTGAAAATATGGAGGCTCTTATGGCAAAAAATCCTGATAAGACAACGCCTGCTATGCTCAAAATGAAGAAAATCATTATCAAAGACCTTGAAAATGCCGGAGAGGCATAA
- a CDS encoding DUF6632 domain-containing protein — MDNEKKSYFLRDALNIIGLMLFLVYPLMELWPSGWRWIPHQYKYEQMIVGVYATLGVFLIRAAKNPLENASLIWFTVFSSIVHATIMLLQAIFDPSEHGHLYGDIPVLYLIAIVLAYLMPRKSKV, encoded by the coding sequence ATGGATAATGAAAAGAAAAGTTATTTTCTTCGCGACGCCTTGAATATTATCGGACTCATGCTATTTTTGGTTTACCCTCTGATGGAGCTATGGCCATCCGGCTGGAGATGGATTCCTCATCAATATAAGTATGAGCAGATGATTGTCGGCGTTTATGCGACACTTGGCGTCTTTTTAATTCGCGCCGCAAAAAATCCATTAGAAAATGCGAGTTTAATTTGGTTCACCGTCTTTTCAAGCATTGTGCATGCCACAATTATGCTGCTTCAAGCTATTTTTGACCCTTCCGAGCATGGTCATCTTTATGGTGATATTCCGGTTCTTTACCTTATCGCGATTGTGTTAGCTTACTTAATGCCTCGAAAGTCAAAGGTATGA
- a CDS encoding FKBP-type peptidyl-prolyl cis-trans isomerase: MKKMIFSVLLLLPICIYYVLSSPKPNNANPQIASVLNEQEVHQISLGLANIFWKQLAQYSPFYDFEEVLENLKDLESGKKKPFPKKESQEQMLSLIDKISTYQNRLNLKASEDYLEKVAKQGNIVEVIPHKLYYELLSKGQPLLSDSNHFQIHLIESKLCDGEEVIMQNTRLSNSPITLDLSDTILGFAKAASGMATGERRKIYIHPELSYGKHGRHGFQQLIICDVERL, encoded by the coding sequence ATGAAAAAAATGATCTTTTCTGTTTTGCTATTGTTGCCTATTTGCATTTATTACGTACTTTCTAGTCCTAAACCAAATAATGCTAATCCTCAAATAGCCTCGGTTTTGAACGAGCAAGAGGTTCATCAAATTTCTCTTGGCTTAGCTAATATATTTTGGAAACAATTAGCTCAATATAGTCCTTTCTATGATTTTGAAGAAGTCTTAGAAAATTTGAAGGACCTTGAATCAGGTAAAAAAAAGCCTTTTCCCAAAAAAGAAAGCCAAGAGCAAATGCTTTCTCTGATAGATAAGATTTCCACTTATCAAAACCGTCTTAATTTGAAAGCTTCCGAGGACTATTTAGAGAAGGTTGCGAAACAGGGAAATATTGTGGAAGTAATCCCTCATAAGCTCTATTATGAACTTCTTTCAAAGGGCCAACCTCTTTTATCAGACTCTAACCACTTCCAGATTCACCTTATTGAAAGTAAGCTTTGCGATGGCGAGGAAGTCATTATGCAAAATACTCGTTTATCTAATTCGCCTATAACTCTTGATCTTTCAGATACAATCCTTGGTTTTGCGAAAGCAGCATCCGGAATGGCTACGGGAGAGCGTCGTAAGATTTATATCCATCCCGAATTATCTTATGGAAAGCATGGACGTCATGGGTTCCAGCAACTTATCATATGTGATGTTGAGAGGCTATAA